One bacterium genomic window carries:
- a CDS encoding radical SAM protein encodes MYFYIQWHITDRCNLRCLHCYQEQFTTQNELPFSKLKLISRNLISTSKLWNKKLKIALTGGEPLLKGELWKLVDYLLHSNVSLSLISNGLLVNKYLPEIKQSGLDEFYISLDGITEETNDAIRGKDSFKKAIEGISQLKSHGFSVVIMFTLLKRNFQEAMRLFDFAKELKVDGYIIERFFPLGQGKKIADEVVSGKEIDSLYQHIFKQVREVYLAEEMIKYRAIQIRFDRKAKIYGAECIVGRDGLAILPDATVLPCRRFFFPIGNLLEKPLNEIWKGSKVLKKIIEKKNLKGKCNENKCPISDCYGCRAMTLAISSDYLGEDPHCWVYK; translated from the coding sequence ATGTATTTTTATATCCAATGGCATATTACCGACAGGTGTAATCTCCGCTGTCTCCATTGCTATCAAGAACAATTTACTACCCAAAATGAATTGCCTTTTTCAAAATTAAAGCTTATCTCTCGTAATTTAATCTCTACTTCAAAGCTTTGGAATAAAAAACTCAAAATTGCCTTAACCGGCGGAGAACCCCTGCTTAAAGGCGAATTATGGAAGCTTGTAGATTATCTTCTTCATTCTAATGTCAGCCTTAGCTTGATTAGTAATGGTCTTTTGGTAAATAAATATCTCCCAGAGATTAAGCAGAGTGGGTTAGATGAGTTTTATATTTCCTTAGATGGAATTACAGAAGAAACCAATGATGCTATACGAGGAAAAGACTCATTTAAAAAGGCAATAGAAGGGATTAGCCAATTAAAGTCTCATGGTTTTTCGGTGGTGATTATGTTCACCCTCCTTAAGCGTAATTTCCAAGAGGCAATGAGATTATTTGACTTTGCTAAAGAGCTAAAGGTAGATGGCTATATCATTGAGCGATTTTTCCCTTTAGGCCAAGGAAAGAAGATTGCTGATGAGGTAGTTTCCGGAAAGGAAATAGATAGCCTCTATCAACATATCTTTAAGCAGGTTAGGGAGGTATATCTAGCCGAGGAGATGATCAAATATCGGGCAATTCAGATAAGATTTGACCGCAAAGCTAAAATTTATGGGGCAGAATGTATTGTGGGAAGAGATGGCTTAGCAATCCTTCCTGATGCTACTGTCCTACCCTGCCGAAGGTTTTTCTTTCCGATTGGTAATCTTTTAGAAAAGCCTTTAAATGAAATTTGGAAAGGCTCAAAGGTATTGAAAAAGATTATAGAAAAAAAGAACCTTAAAGGAAAATGCAATGAAAATAAATGTCCGATTTCTGATTGCTACGGTTGTCGGGCAATGACTTTAGCAATAAGTAGTGATTATTTAGGAGAAGACCCCCATTGTTGGGTTTACAAATAA